One window of the Runella slithyformis DSM 19594 genome contains the following:
- a CDS encoding ISAs1 family transposase: protein MARATPLTPLTINAIHLAKGVYVVGLKSNQKHLYRYCLCKSLVKKPLYERTDAIQRGHGRLEERTYSCFSINPLALDLRWKDSGMATFICVKRIRQNLDGTQLTEEVSYFISNFDALRQHWRIEVMQYQRDVILSEDALRTGNASVSRLMSSLRTLTINLLKRTKSGNMAAQIDNFADKFQTLIQFMTQQLVL, encoded by the coding sequence ATGGCACGGGCCACCCCGCTTACACCATTGACAATCAATGCTATACATCTTGCCAAGGGGGTTTATGTTGTGGGCCTAAAATCAAATCAGAAACATCTCTACCGCTATTGTCTTTGTAAGAGTTTGGTCAAGAAGCCTCTTTATGAACGAACGGATGCCATCCAGCGGGGGCATGGTCGACTAGAAGAACGCACCTATTCCTGTTTCAGCATTAATCCACTGGCTTTAGACCTGCGCTGGAAGGATTCGGGCATGGCTACCTTTATTTGTGTAAAACGCATCCGCCAAAACCTTGATGGTACTCAACTCACAGAAGAGGTTAGTTATTTTATCAGCAATTTTGATGCCCTCCGCCAACATTGGCGCATCGAAGTAATGCAGTATCAGCGAGACGTTATATTGTCGGAAGATGCCCTCAGAACGGGTAATGCTTCTGTTAGCCGCTTGATGAGTAGTTTAAGGACACTGACTATCAACTTGTTAAAGCGGACAAAGTCTGGAAATATGGCGGCACAGATTGATAACTTTGCCGATAAATTCCAGACCTTAATTCAGTTTATGACTCAACAACTGGTTTTATAA
- a CDS encoding IS256 family transposase, with the protein MEKTEFEQMRDKALEQLMKGQSLTGKNGVFAPLLQQFLESALESEMNAHLNEQERESGNKRNGKGSKRLKTASGEIVLTTPEDRKSTFFPQIVKKRETVLADNLAPQIIGLYSKGMSFRDISDHIQQMYDVEISHATLSEITERVIPQVKEWQSRPLESLYTIVWLDAMHYKVRDGGRVVTRAVYNVLGVNRHGYKDLIGMYVSESEGANFWLSVLTDLKSRGVKDILIACTDNLIGFSEAILASFPHSEIQTCVIHQIRNSLKYVASKDQKTFMQDLKTVYQAPTKDKAELELDKLNDKWGVKYPVVIKSWQNNWHKLSTYFAYDEQIRRLIYTTNAVEGFHRQVRKITKTKGAFPNDMALLKLIYLAVENISRKWTSPLQNWALTAQQLHIKFGDRMRMDL; encoded by the coding sequence ATGGAAAAGACAGAATTTGAACAGATGCGCGACAAAGCGCTGGAGCAGTTAATGAAGGGACAATCATTAACCGGCAAGAATGGGGTTTTCGCTCCCTTACTTCAACAATTTTTAGAAAGTGCTCTGGAATCAGAAATGAACGCTCATCTGAATGAGCAGGAGCGAGAATCCGGTAACAAGCGTAATGGCAAGGGCAGTAAACGCTTAAAAACCGCATCAGGCGAAATTGTTTTAACGACTCCTGAAGACCGAAAAAGCACATTTTTCCCCCAAATCGTTAAGAAGCGCGAAACTGTTCTGGCCGACAACCTTGCCCCGCAAATCATCGGGCTTTACAGCAAGGGCATGAGTTTCAGAGACATATCGGATCACATCCAACAAATGTATGATGTGGAAATATCCCATGCTACCCTGTCTGAAATCACTGAACGTGTAATTCCCCAAGTCAAAGAATGGCAAAGCAGACCTTTGGAGAGTCTTTATACCATTGTTTGGTTGGACGCTATGCACTACAAGGTAAGAGACGGTGGACGTGTTGTTACGCGAGCTGTTTATAATGTACTGGGGGTAAATCGACATGGCTACAAAGACTTAATTGGTATGTATGTCTCAGAAAGCGAAGGTGCCAATTTTTGGTTATCGGTGCTTACAGATTTGAAATCCAGAGGGGTGAAAGATATTTTGATTGCCTGTACGGATAACCTTATTGGCTTCTCGGAGGCAATCCTGGCTTCTTTCCCTCACTCAGAGATTCAGACCTGCGTCATTCACCAAATACGGAACTCGCTTAAATATGTGGCTTCCAAGGACCAGAAGACTTTCATGCAGGACTTAAAAACGGTCTACCAGGCCCCTACAAAAGATAAAGCAGAATTGGAACTGGATAAACTCAATGATAAGTGGGGAGTCAAATATCCGGTAGTGATCAAATCATGGCAGAACAATTGGCACAAACTGTCCACATATTTCGCTTATGATGAGCAGATTAGAAGACTTATCTACACCACTAATGCGGTGGAAGGGTTTCATAGACAAGTTCGTAAAATTACCAAGACAAAGGGGGCTTTTCCCAATGATATGGCGTTGCTTAAATTGATTTATCTGGCCGTTGAGAATATAAGTCGAAAATGGACTTCTCCGTTGCAAAATTGGGCACTTACCGCCCAACAATTACACATTAAGTTTGGCGATAGAATGCGAATGGACCTGTAG